The Streptococcus mitis genomic sequence TATTAATCAAATAGTTGGAAATGACAACCATCCGATCACTTCTTCTTAATTTCATTTCTATTTCCCACTTCATTTAATTTTGATATTTTATCTATTATACCATATTCACATAAAAAACGAACATTCTTATCCTAAAAATGCTCATTTTTCTTAAATTATTAATCTAAATCTGGTTTATAGAAGGAACGATTGTCCATTGCGAAGATTTTATTGGTCATCTCTCCTTTATCCACCAAAGCAAGAGCAGTTGACATCATCATCATGCTTGCATCCAGATTGTCAATCATATGGATAATCTCTGCTTCCATAATGCGTGGACGGACTGGACTTCCATACTCAAGCAAGCCGTGGTGACTAAGGATGACGTGACGAAGCAGAACGACTTCTTCCTTGGTATCATCGATACCGAGTTCCATAACTGTTTTAGTAATTTCGCTATCAATCAAAGCAATATGCCCAAGGAGATTGCCTCGCACTGTATACTCGGTCTGGTCTGGTCCCGTCAACTCAATGACCTTAGCCAAGTCATGCAGCATAATCCCCGCATAGAGCAGGCTCTTATTGAGCTGAGGATAAACTTCGCTAATAGCATCTGCCAAACGCACCATGGTTGCAGTGTGGAAAGCCAAACCCGTTTCAAAGGCATGGTGGTTGGTCTTGGCTGCTGGATAGGAGTAAAATTCCTTATCATACTTGGTGTAGAGATTTCGGACAATCCGTTGCCAGACAGGATTTTCAATTTTAAAAATCATTTGCGACATATAGTCACGGATTTCCTTGACATCAACTGGCGACTTGACCTTGAAATCAGCTGGATCATTGGGTTCACCAGGCTGAGGCAGGCGGAGGGTAATTTGATTGACTTGAGGGGTATTGTTATAAACTTCTCGGCGTCCTTTCATGTGGACAACCTTACCTGCGGTAAAGGCCTCAACGTTATGAGGTTGGGCATCCCAGAGTTTCCCTTCAATCTCGCCACTATCATCTTGAAAGGTAAAAGCTAGGTAATTTTTCCCAGCTCGAGTTTGCCTCAGGTCAGCTGACTTGATTAGGTAAAAGCCTTCAAATAGCTCATCTTTTTTCATGTGACTAATCTTCATATTCTTCCTCATCTTCTTGGAAATGGAGTAGATCAAGCGCAGGCTCACCTTCTGACAACTCAATGTGACGGAGCGTCCGCTCGATAGCTGTGGTACGACGGTTTAATAGTTCATCAATATTGCCAGAGGCATGTTGGAGGTGTTTTTGTGCCTTGACCAGAATGCCACCAAACTTGCCAAACTCGGTCTTAACACTAGCAAGAGTCTTACTAATATGGTCAGCACTCTTTTGGATATTAAGGGTTTTGAAACCAACTGATAGGGAATTGAGAAGAGCTGATAGGGTACTTGGACCTGCGACAATAATCTGCTCTTCCCGTCTCAAGTCATCAAAGAAGACCGGATTGCGGACGATTTCTGAGTAGAGACCTTCTGTCGGAACAAACAAAACTCCAAAATTGGTAGTCCGAGGCGGTGCTATGTACTTGCTCTTGATATCCTTGGCAAAGCGTTTGACGCTGGCTAGGAGCGACTTACGACAGCGTTCGATCTCGTCCTTGTCACCCGCTTCATAGGCTTCTTCTAAGCGGTAATAATCTGCCAGTGGAAACTTGGAGTCAATCGGTAAGTAGACATATTCCTGGTCACCCTGTCCAGGCAACTTGATGGCATACTCCACTCGTTCACTAGAGTTTTCAACCGTTGCGTATTCTCGTTCGTACTGGGCAGGTGTCATGATGTCTTCGATGATTTGCCCCAGTTGCAATTCTCCCAGAATCCCTCGCGTTTTGGTTCCAGAGAGAACCTTGTTGAGGGCTCCGACATCGCGGGCAACTGTCTGCATTTCTCCAAGACCACGATTGACAGACTCCAGTTGTTTGGAAACTGTCTCGAAGGAGGCTTGTAAGCGTGTCTGCAAGGTCTTTTCTAGTTTTTCCTCGACTGTCTGGCGCATTTGTTCCAAACGTTGCTCATTTGATTCCTGCAGGGCTTGGAGACGTTGGTCAGTCTTATCCCTGGTTTGGAGGAGATTTTCCGTCATTTCTTGACGGACCTGAGTTAAGCCTTGGTGCAACTCGATTCGCACTTCTTGCAAACGGTCACTGACAGCCACTTCCAAATCTTTTTGGTCCAACTGGCTGGCTTGTCTGGCTTGTTCAAAACGGTAATCCAACTGGTCTGACAAGTGATCTGCCTGATCCTCCAAGCTCTTGCTGAGATGTTTTTCCTGCTTATCCTGCCTCTGCCAAATCAGAAAGAGTCCAGCTAGGTTGGCAATCAATAATAGAACAAGTAAACTTTCCATCCTACCTCCTGTCCTTACTATGTAGCACGACCACATAGCCATCTGGGCAAGTCACCGAAACTTCCCTATCTATATATTCGTTAGAAGCGTACACTTTTTTAAAGAAAAAATTTTCCTCTGTCAACTCATACTTGGCTCCGAGAATGGTCAGCTGACTATCCCGAACTGGCATAAAAGCTAGATAGTCATAGTCTAAACGAGGTTCTAGCTGACTGGTCCCTTCTGGACAATAGGCAATCAAGTTTTGCCCATCCTCAATTTCTATCTGACGCATATAAGGCGCCAACTTGGGATTGCTAGGAAGAAAAACATTGGCCAGCATGTGATCAATACGGCCACCCAAAGCACCGAAAATAGTAACCTCAGCCTGAGGATTTTTCTCAAAAATAGTCAAGAGAGCCAATTCCAAATCGGTATCATCTTTTTCTGGTCGGGCTTGAACAAAATACTGGGCACGTTTTTGAATCACCTGTCGCTCTTCTTCCGTCACAGAATCAAAATCTCCAACCGCTAGAGCAAGAGGTAGGTTTTCCTCCAAGACCCAGAGCGAGCCTCGATCCACACCAACAAAACCATCAAAGTCCGTCCGATAATGACCACGGTCTCCTCCTGCAAAAACGGCAACACTAGTCCAGTTGTTTTCTGAGAGTTTGTACTCGCTCATTGACATCTCCCTTAAAGACATAGGAACCTGCTACAAAAACGGTCGCACCAGCTTCTTTGGCCTGAGCAATAGTTTGGTCATCAATCCCGCCATCCACTTCGATTTCAAAGTTCAAACCTTTTTCATCACGAAGAGCAACTAACTCACGAACCTTATCCATAGTTTCTGGCAGAAAGGCTTGTCCACCGAAGCCCGGGTTAACCGTCATGACCAAGACTTGGTCAACTAGATGAAGCACATGCTTTATAGCTTCAACTGGCGTACCAGGATTAATAACAACTGATGGCTTGACACCTAGAGAACGAATTTTTTGGAGGGCACCGTGGATATGAGGCGTTGCTTCTACATGGATACTGATGATATCTGCACCTGCGCGCGCAAAGTCTTCCAGATGATGCTCTGGATTAGCTACCATCAAGTGGCAGTCAAAGACCATCTTGCTATGAGGGCGAAGAGCTTCGACCACACCTGCACCAAAACTGATTTGTGGCACAAAATGCCCATCCATGATATCGATATGGGCATATTCTGCACCAGTTGCTTCTAGACGTTTGATTTCACGTTCAAAGTTGGCATAATCTGCTGCCAGAATTGACGGAGCAATCTTGTATTGAGACATAGGTTTCTCCTTATTTTGGAATTTTTTTGCTGACTTTTTTATAAGTTTCTCTGCGATTTTCAATCTCACTGAGGAATTGCAGGTAGTTGTCAAAACGGAAGGTGGCAATGGTCCCTTCTTCTATAGCAGGCTTAACCGCGCAAGCTGGCTCATGGGTATGGGTACAAGTGCGGAATTTGCAGTCTCGGCTGACACTGGCAATCTCTGGGAAGGCCTGATTGAGGTCTTCCGCCGTTGACACTTCATAGTCCAAGGATGAAAAGCCTGGTGTGTCTGCGATTTTACCCCCATTGAGATTGTAAAAACTAACAGCTCGAGTAGTGTGGCGCCCGCGACCCAGACTATCTGAGATTTCTCCTGTTTCAAGATTAAGGTCTGGTGCGATTTTATTGAGAAGAGTTGATTTTCCAACACCTGTCTGCCCCATGAAAACTGTAACCTTGCCTGTTAACAAGGGCAAAAGTTCTTCTTTACTGGTCACAAAGTCATAGCCGATGTCACCATAAGTCTGTTCATAAAAATCCAGTTCTCCTCTATCTTCCAACAAATCCATTTTAGAAATATAAATGATGGGATGGATGTCCTTGTGCTCCAAAAGAACCAAGAAGCGATCCAGCAAATTGCTGTTAAAATCAGGTTCCTTGACAGACATGATCACCACAGCTTGGTCAATATTGACAATAGGCGGACGGACCAGACTGTTTTTGCGTTCATGAATCTTGAGGATATAGCCTTCTGAATTTTCCTCGGCAGAGAAATCTACCCAGTCCCCAACATAGGGTGTATGCCCTTTTTTACGGAAATTTCCACGCGCGCGTGTCTGATAAACCTGACCTTGGCTTTCCACATAGTAGAAGCCTGCCAAGGCTTTAATGATTTGTCCCTGCATCTTATAGTCCTTGTCCTTTAAGCGCATCTGCTAGGCTTGCAAACTCTTCCAAACTGAGAGCTTCCCCACGCACACTTGGTGATAATCCTGCTTGGTCTAGCGCCTTGGTCAGTTTGTCCTTGACTTCTTCAGTCTTACCAAAGTAACCTGTTAAGTTGTTCCACAAGGTCTTACGGCGATGGGTGAAACTTTCCTTAGAGACCCTAAAGAAGAAGTTCTCATCTTCTACTGCTACAGCTGGCTCTGGACGGCGCACCATTTTCAAAATAGCTGAATCCACATTGGGCGCTGGCACAAAGACCGTACGAGGCACGATAAAGGCAACCTTGGCTGTCATGTAATACTGTACAGCAATCGACAAGCTACCATATGCCTTGGTATTTGGTTGAGCCGAAATACGGTCTGCTACCTCTTTTTGCATCATGACCACAAACTCACTAAAAGGAATCCCACTTTCAATCAAGTGCATGAGAATAGGTGTTGTGATGTAGTAAGGCAAATTAGCCACTACCTTGATGGGCAGGTCAGGATTTTTGAAATTCTTGATATGCTGCGCCAAATCGACCTTGAGAATGTCCTCGTTAACCACTGTCACATTGTCAAAATCACGTAGGGTATCTGCCAAAATCGGTACCAAACGGTGGTCGATCTCAAAGGCCATAACTTCTGCTGCACGCTCAGCCAAAAACTCCGTCAAGGCACCAATCCCTGGCCCGATTTCGATGACATTGACCTGGTCATCAATCTCAGCCGTATCCACGATTTTTTGTAGGATATTGGTATCCGTCAAGAAATTTTGCCCAAAGGACTTTTTAAAGGTAAAACCGTGACGCTCCAGCACTGCCTTGGTCACGCTATAATCTGCAATTCTCATCTATTCTCTTTTCTATTATCTGTTACTCCTATTGTAACACATTCCCCTTACATTTGGGGTCTGCTTAGCTGTTCTCATAAGATTTCATAGCTTCTTCCACTTCTGTCAAGGTGATCCCAAACAACTCTAAGCGCTTGAGGAGTTGCTTGCCGTTGGAATAGCCGATTCGGAGAGCCTCTCCTAGATATTCTCGTCGCTTACGGCTATCTGCTCCTGCTAGAAAACCAAGGCGAATCAAGTCGCTACGACTGATGTCAAACTGACTCTCATGTTCAAATTGTTCTGTTATCTGAGCTAGAGCCGTTTTCAGGTCTTCATAGCTGGCATGCTCAATCCCTAGAGACCGCCCCTTGGTCTTGGACTTAGGAACAGCTTCATCGCGTTTGAGGAAAGCATGCTGAACTGTTGGAATGGCCGTCATAATCATGCGACGAATCCGCTCCCCATTAAAATCTGGGTCTGTAAAGACAATGACTCCATGGCGTTGGTGTAGACGCTGAATCCGCTCTATATCCTGGTCATTGATAGCAGAACCTCGTGTCTCATAGGTCTCTACATCGAAGTAACGTTTGAGATTGACCGTATCATCGCGACCTTCAACCACGATGACTTGAGAAATTTTTTCTTTCATTACTTGCTGTCCAATCCAAAAATTCGCTCCGCATTTGCAGTTGTTACCGCCGCTAGCTCTTCTGCCGTCATGCCACGCAAGTCAGCGATAAAGTCCACTACATAGCGAGTGTAGGCTGTTTTATTTTCACGACCACGTTTAGGAACAGGAGCCAAGTAAGGCGCATCTGTCTCTACCAAAATCTTGTCCAAAGGTAACTCTTTAGCTGCTTCTTGGATGTCAGTTGCCTTCTTAAAAGTCACCACTCCTGAGAAGGAAATAGTCATGCCAAGCGCGACAAACTTCTCTGCCCACTCAAGCGTCCCTGAAAATGAGTGCATAATCCCACCTCGAGGACCAACTCCCTCGCTCTTAATAATCTCATAGGTATCTTCCAACGCATCACGGGTATGAACTACAAAAGGCAAATCCAAGTCCTTAGATAACTGAATCTGACGGCGAAAAACCTGCTCCTGCACCTCTTTCGGTGCTGTCATCCAATGGTAGTCCAATCCAATTTCACCTAAAGCAACAACCTTGGGATGCTTGAGCTTATCAAGCAAGTAGGCTTCAATCTCCTCCGTGTAAGTCCCTGCTTCTGTCGGATGCCAACCAATAGTCGCATAGAGCTGGTCATACTCATCTACCAACTCCAAGGCACGCTCAATCGTCGGTTTATCAAAACCAACAATATTCATCTGTGTCACACCCATCTCAGCAGCTAAGGCGATTTCTTCTGCCTCATGACCTGCAAATTCTTCTACATTCAAGTGTGTATGTGTATCAAAAATCATCTCTTCTAACCTCGTTTTCTATCTTCTATTATACCAAAAAACTGCCCTCTCTCCTCATCTGTAAAAAATATTCTAAAATCCATCGTCGTCTCTTGACGCTATTTTTCCAAAGCAGTATAATAGCACTTATTGAAATTTTCAGAAAAGGAAATGACCATGTTTACAAAATTAAAACAGACCTTTATCGGTCGTCCTCTTAAATCCTTAACAGAAGGCGAGGGAGGGCTGCTGGGAAAAATGCAGGCCTTGGCCATGTTGTCAAGCGACGCTCTATCTTCCATTGCCTATGGACCTGAGCAAGTAGTCCTCGTCTTGGCTAGTCTCTCTCCACTTGCTATATGGTGGAGCCTTCCTATCGGCCTTTTTGTCCTCCTGCTCCTAGCTAGCCTGACCGTCTCCTACCGTCAAATCATCCACGCCTACCCTCAAGGGGGAGGGGCCTATATGGTTACTCGAGAAAATCTATCTCCCGAACTTGGCTTAATCGCTGGAGGTAGTCTGCTAGTTGACTACATGCTGACCGTAGCGGTATCGGTATCATCTGGAGCTGACGCTATCACAGCAGCCCTCCCTGCCCTCCACCCTTACAACCTCCACATCTCCATTTTTCTAGTTTGCTTGCTCATGCTCTTGAACTTACGGGGGTTGAAAGAATCTGCCAGTTCACTGATGATTCCTGTCTATCTCTTTATCATCAGTACTGTCTTTCTCTTGCTCTATGGAATCTTTCAACTAGTAACTGGTTCTCTCAGCTATCAGGCAACTTCTCCTATTGGGCATGCTGTACCGAGTCTGTCTATCGTTCTCATTCTAAGAGCATTTACCAGTGGTTCTGCCTCTCTGACAGGGGTTGAAGCTATTTCAAATGCCGTTCCCTTTTTCAAGGCTCCAAAAGAAAAGAATGCAGCTCAGACCTTGACCATCATGTCACTGATTTTAGGTTTTCTGTTTGCTGGTATTACCTTCCTAAACTACTGGATGGGAATTATGCCGCAACACGGAGAAACCATCCTCTCACAGATGGCTCAAGGTATCCTTGGTAATTCCTTCTTAGGCCACCTTGGCTATTATACCTTCCAATTCTCCACAGCCTTAATTTTGGCCGTAGCTGCAAATACCGGCTTTTCAGCCTTCCCTATGCTGGCCTATAATATGGCTAAAAACAAGTACATGCCTCATCTATTTATGGAAAAAGGAGACCGACTAGGCTACTCCAACGGAATCTTAACTCTGGCATTTGGGGCTATGATTCTTCTTCTCATTTTTAATGGTAATACCGAACGTTTGATTCCTCTTTATACTATCGGGGTTTTCGTTCCCTTTGCCCTTTCTCAGACTGGGATGATTCGCCATTGGAAAAAAGAAAAAGGGGCCAACTTCTTAAAACCTGCCCTTGCCAATATCCTTGGAGCTATCATTTGCTACGCTATCGTGCTAATCCTGCTCTTTTTCCGTCTCAGTGATATCTGGCCTTTCTTCCCGATTATTCTCGTACTCACCCTACTCTTCTTGGCGATTCACAGTCATTACCAAAAAGTGGCCCAACAACTACGACTCTATGAAGGAATCGAAAAAC encodes the following:
- a CDS encoding 3'-5' exoribonuclease YhaM family protein, with product MKISHMKKDELFEGFYLIKSADLRQTRAGKNYLAFTFQDDSGEIEGKLWDAQPHNVEAFTAGKVVHMKGRREVYNNTPQVNQITLRLPQPGEPNDPADFKVKSPVDVKEIRDYMSQMIFKIENPVWQRIVRNLYTKYDKEFYSYPAAKTNHHAFETGLAFHTATMVRLADAISEVYPQLNKSLLYAGIMLHDLAKVIELTGPDQTEYTVRGNLLGHIALIDSEITKTVMELGIDDTKEEVVLLRHVILSHHGLLEYGSPVRPRIMEAEIIHMIDNLDASMMMMSTALALVDKGEMTNKIFAMDNRSFYKPDLD
- the rmuC gene encoding DNA recombination protein RmuC, which produces MESLLVLLLIANLAGLFLIWQRQDKQEKHLSKSLEDQADHLSDQLDYRFEQARQASQLDQKDLEVAVSDRLQEVRIELHQGLTQVRQEMTENLLQTRDKTDQRLQALQESNEQRLEQMRQTVEEKLEKTLQTRLQASFETVSKQLESVNRGLGEMQTVARDVGALNKVLSGTKTRGILGELQLGQIIEDIMTPAQYEREYATVENSSERVEYAIKLPGQGDQEYVYLPIDSKFPLADYYRLEEAYEAGDKDEIERCRKSLLASVKRFAKDIKSKYIAPPRTTNFGVLFVPTEGLYSEIVRNPVFFDDLRREEQIIVAGPSTLSALLNSLSVGFKTLNIQKSADHISKTLASVKTEFGKFGGILVKAQKHLQHASGNIDELLNRRTTAIERTLRHIELSEGEPALDLLHFQEDEEEYED
- a CDS encoding thiamine diphosphokinase — encoded protein: MSEYKLSENNWTSVAVFAGGDRGHYRTDFDGFVGVDRGSLWVLEENLPLALAVGDFDSVTEEERQVIQKRAQYFVQARPEKDDTDLELALLTIFEKNPQAEVTIFGALGGRIDHMLANVFLPSNPKLAPYMRQIEIEDGQNLIAYCPEGTSQLEPRLDYDYLAFMPVRDSQLTILGAKYELTEENFFFKKVYASNEYIDREVSVTCPDGYVVVLHSKDRR
- the rpe gene encoding ribulose-phosphate 3-epimerase, which codes for MSQYKIAPSILAADYANFEREIKRLEATGAEYAHIDIMDGHFVPQISFGAGVVEALRPHSKMVFDCHLMVANPEHHLEDFARAGADIISIHVEATPHIHGALQKIRSLGVKPSVVINPGTPVEAIKHVLHLVDQVLVMTVNPGFGGQAFLPETMDKVRELVALRDEKGLNFEIEVDGGIDDQTIAQAKEAGATVFVAGSYVFKGDVNERVQTLRKQLD
- the rsgA gene encoding ribosome small subunit-dependent GTPase A, yielding MQGQIIKALAGFYYVESQGQVYQTRARGNFRKKGHTPYVGDWVDFSAEENSEGYILKIHERKNSLVRPPIVNIDQAVVIMSVKEPDFNSNLLDRFLVLLEHKDIHPIIYISKMDLLEDRGELDFYEQTYGDIGYDFVTSKEELLPLLTGKVTVFMGQTGVGKSTLLNKIAPDLNLETGEISDSLGRGRHTTRAVSFYNLNGGKIADTPGFSSLDYEVSTAEDLNQAFPEIASVSRDCKFRTCTHTHEPACAVKPAIEEGTIATFRFDNYLQFLSEIENRRETYKKVSKKIPK
- the rsmA gene encoding 16S rRNA (adenine(1518)-N(6)/adenine(1519)-N(6))-dimethyltransferase RsmA, which gives rise to MRIADYSVTKAVLERHGFTFKKSFGQNFLTDTNILQKIVDTAEIDDQVNVIEIGPGIGALTEFLAERAAEVMAFEIDHRLVPILADTLRDFDNVTVVNEDILKVDLAQHIKNFKNPDLPIKVVANLPYYITTPILMHLIESGIPFSEFVVMMQKEVADRISAQPNTKAYGSLSIAVQYYMTAKVAFIVPRTVFVPAPNVDSAILKMVRRPEPAVAVEDENFFFRVSKESFTHRRKTLWNNLTGYFGKTEEVKDKLTKALDQAGLSPSVRGEALSLEEFASLADALKGQGL
- the rnmV gene encoding ribonuclease M5, which encodes MKEKISQVIVVEGRDDTVNLKRYFDVETYETRGSAINDQDIERIQRLHQRHGVIVFTDPDFNGERIRRMIMTAIPTVQHAFLKRDEAVPKSKTKGRSLGIEHASYEDLKTALAQITEQFEHESQFDISRSDLIRLGFLAGADSRKRREYLGEALRIGYSNGKQLLKRLELFGITLTEVEEAMKSYENS
- a CDS encoding TatD family hydrolase; the protein is MIFDTHTHLNVEEFAGHEAEEIALAAEMGVTQMNIVGFDKPTIERALELVDEYDQLYATIGWHPTEAGTYTEEIEAYLLDKLKHPKVVALGEIGLDYHWMTAPKEVQEQVFRRQIQLSKDLDLPFVVHTRDALEDTYEIIKSEGVGPRGGIMHSFSGTLEWAEKFVALGMTISFSGVVTFKKATDIQEAAKELPLDKILVETDAPYLAPVPKRGRENKTAYTRYVVDFIADLRGMTAEELAAVTTANAERIFGLDSK
- a CDS encoding APC family permease codes for the protein MFTKLKQTFIGRPLKSLTEGEGGLLGKMQALAMLSSDALSSIAYGPEQVVLVLASLSPLAIWWSLPIGLFVLLLLASLTVSYRQIIHAYPQGGGAYMVTRENLSPELGLIAGGSLLVDYMLTVAVSVSSGADAITAALPALHPYNLHISIFLVCLLMLLNLRGLKESASSLMIPVYLFIISTVFLLLYGIFQLVTGSLSYQATSPIGHAVPSLSIVLILRAFTSGSASLTGVEAISNAVPFFKAPKEKNAAQTLTIMSLILGFLFAGITFLNYWMGIMPQHGETILSQMAQGILGNSFLGHLGYYTFQFSTALILAVAANTGFSAFPMLAYNMAKNKYMPHLFMEKGDRLGYSNGILTLAFGAMILLLIFNGNTERLIPLYTIGVFVPFALSQTGMIRHWKKEKGANFLKPALANILGAIICYAIVLILLFFRLSDIWPFFPIILVLTLLFLAIHSHYQKVAQQLRLYEGIEKRTYDGNLVLVLVGNVTRVSVGAINYAQSIGDEVLAMHISTKETAEKDQEILQEFADYFPTITLKNIKTSYRDIITPTVKYVKRISEEAQKKNYTVTVLVPQFIPNKPWQNILHNQMSLKLKYALRWHQDVVVASYSYHLKE